A window of Candidatus Nitrospira allomarina genomic DNA:
AGCCGAGATGTTTGTGGTTGAGAATTCGTTGGGTTTTAACCAGCTCTTCATAAAATTCCGGCAATGGCAAGCGGGTAGGGAGCACCGCATGTTGGATGTCGTAAAGCCGGTAATCCCGCGTCTGAACTCTTCGAGATTCCTGGTGCCACGTCTCCGTCCCGGGATAGGGTGTGTTGACACTTATATTGACAACCTCCGGGACCTCCAAACACCATTGACGTACGGTTTTAAATCGATCCTTATCCCAGGTGGGATCGGCAATGATGTTAATGGCCACGGTGATACCCAGAGAGCGGGCAAATTCCAGGGCTTCAAAATTTTTGCCAAGTGAGATGCGTTTTCGATGTTGGATCAATCCATCCTGATCTATGGCCTCCAGCCCTATAAACATATATTTCATTCCCAGTTCTTTCCACAGGCGGAAGACTTCTTTATTTCTCAACAGGACATCCCCACGGGTTTCCAGATAATAGGACTTTTTAATACCCCGGCGGGCTATTGCTTCACCAATGGCCATGCCATGCTCTGCCTGAATGAAGGCCACATCATCCACCAAAAACACTCCAGGTTCACGAATGCCCGCCAGATCTTCCACGACCACCTCAGGACTAATTGGACGATAACTTCGGCCATAAAATGTCCAGGCACTACAAAATGAACAATCCCAGGGGCATCCGCGAGTTAATTCAATGGATGCGCATGGGTCCAATACACCAAGAAAATATTGGCTCCGGTGACGAAGTAAATGCCTGGCCGGCCTCACCTCATCCAGAGACTTGACGAATTCAGGAGGGGGTCCCTCGGCTTCTCGTGTGACCACACCGGGAAGCCGGTGAACATTGGAGCGGTCATGTTGAATTGCATTAAGCAGTGGCCCGATTACCGGTTCGCCTTCCCCTTTGACAATGGCATCGATAGCTCCGTCTGCATGCTCCAGAACCTCTCTGGCGACAAAGGACAGGCTGTGTCCCCCGGCCACGATAACAATATTGGCAAACGAGGCCTTGGTCATTTTGGCGAGATCGATGATCTCGGGAACATTCGGCAAATAATTACAAGAGAGCGCCACGACATCGGGGCACCATTCTTTCAATATTCTGAAAAAATCCCGGTGTGTTTCCACCTGCAAATCGATGAGCCGCACGTCATGACCGGCCTGTCTGGCTGCTCCCGCGACCAGTTCCAATCCCAAGGGCTCCAAACGCAGAAAAATTTTGGTATACATCAACGGACCGGGATGAACGGCGAGAATTTTCAAGATAACCCTCCTTCACATTTACTCTGTGACCACGATTTCGATTCTTTTTGCATGGGTTGCTGATTTCAGCCAGGGTTTTGGTGAGTGTCTGCCATTGGTGCAATCAGTTATGGTCTCTCCAGACAACCATCTACACACAGGAGGCGTGGGAACCTATGGTCGATACGAGTATTAAAAAAGTCCAATCAGATCATTCTCCCAAGGGTTCAATGGGGCAGAAATATTTAGCCACCGGCGTTGGATTAGCCATGCGACTATGGGAACAATTGCCTGTTGGGCAAACACAGGAATCTTCATCCAGGGATTACGAGACTATCGGATATGTGATCCACGGTCGTGCTGAGCTGCAGCTGGAAGGTCAAACAATTTTGCTGAATGCGGGAGATTGTTGGGTGGTCCCCAAAGGCGCGAGTCACAGCTATACCATTCTTGAAACATTTACCGCCGTTGAAGCGACCCACCCTCCAGCCCATGTGCATGGTCGCGATGAAATCCCCCCCTCTTGATGGGTCGGCTGTCCCTGCGCCAGGAAACGAGCGTGAGCTATTACTGATTGACACCGGGAAGCTGGTGTTCGGGAGCATGTTCCACCTTCTGGAAAATTTTTAAGGCCTCAGGCATTTGTTCCTGAAGACGTGTAATTCGCGTCTCATGGCTTGGATGGGTGGAAAGAAATTCAGAGGGGGCTCCCTCACTTCCTTGTTGCATTCGTTGCCACACCCGAACCGCTTCTTGAGGATCATATCCAGCTCGGGCGGCCAGAATCAGCCCAATAGAGTCGGCTTCGGATTCGTGCGTTCGACTGTAGGGGAGGAGGATGCCGACTTTTGTTCCCAAACCTAAGGCGGCCATCGTGGCCTGCCCCACAAGAGGGCCCGCACCACTTGCGCCCAGACCCACCGCAGCAGCAGAGAGCCCGGCTTGAGCAAGCACCTCCTGACTCATACGCTCCGAACCATGCCGCGCGAGGGCATGGACGACCTCGTGTCCAAGAATGGCCGCCAGTCCGGCATCGGTTTTCGCTACGGGGAAGATTCCCGTATAGACGGCAATCTTCCCGCCCGGGAGGGCAAAAGCATTCTTGGTCTGGTCATCTTTGATCACGGTGACCTCCCATTTAAAGGCCTTGGCGTCTTCCGCAAATTTGGATTCTTTTGCCGCTTGGATGATCCTTTCCGCCACACGTTGAACCGCTTCTTGTTCCTCAGGAGATTGAGAGAGCTGAACCTTCGGATCGGATAGAATTTGTTGAAAGGCCTGTTCTCCCATCTCTGTGGCCTGGGATTGCGGAACCACGACAAGTTGGGAGCGATCGGTATACGGAACGGTTTCGCACCCTACCGCCATGCCTATCAAAATACACACAATACAGAAATGTTTAACCTGCTGAAGACGAGTATTCCTAACTTGGTTATGCATGGATGTTCTCACTTTTTTCGGAAAAATTTTTCGTTCGTTCCCTCGGTTTTGTTTGAAAATGTAATAAGATGATGACGGTACAGGACAGGAAAATGCAAAAGACAAGTGACTTGTGACTGGTGGAGGAAATGTCCAGATTGTCGACAATCAGTCTCCTTTCCCGAAGCGTGTGATGTGAAGGCAGTTGGGCAACTACTATGATTTCAGAATTCCGGACGGCAGGGATGGTGGCGTATTCAGGTCAGGATGTGTGATCTGTTGGAATGGGGCTTAGGCTGGAAAATGACGAATGGCAAACTCAATACGATCCTGGACCGAGGTGAGACCTTGTGCAGATTGTTCTACCAGGTGCAAGCGGGGAAGAAGTCCGGAGCGATTCGCAATTTGAATATTCAACCCTGGGCGGGCGTTCACCTCCAACAGTAAAGGGCCCTGATCTCTATCCAGGACAATATCAACTCCCAGATATCCCAATTTAAAAATATCGTAACATTGGGACGCCAATGCCAGAAGATTCCTCCAATTGGGAATGACAAGACCCGTGACGGAATTATTCGTATCAGGATGTTCGCCGACGATATCATTCAAAAACACCGCGGTTGAAGTTGTGCCGGTTGCCATATTCACACCAACTCCTAAGGCACCCTGATGCAAGTTGGCTTTTCCATCTGACATCCGGGTGGGCAGGCGAACCATGGCCATGACAGGCACCCCGAGAAGGACAATGATCCGGATGTCCGGAACCCCCTGATAACTAATAGATTCGAATATAGGGTCAAAATTTACGCAATATTCTATGAGGGCAGTATCGGTCGCTCCACCTAGGCTATACATTCCACTTAACACGTTGGAAATATGATGCTGCAGTGTATCCAAGGAGAGGATCACCCCATTGGCTTTTCGATATTTATCCTTAACCAGGCCCTTGATGACCACGATCCCATCGCCTCCGCTTCCATGAGCGGGCTTAATCACAAATTCGGTATGTGTACGTAATAATTTGGGAAGATCGCGGATTTGTCTTTCAATTTCGATTTTTCCGTAAAGTTCTGGAACAGCCATGCCTGCTTGGGAGCAGAGTGTTTTAGTTTGGGCTTTATCGTCGACTAAGGGATAAAACCGGCGTTGATTGAAACCCAGGGTATAAACGGCATTCCGTTTGTTCAGACCCAGAATGCCCTGTTTGGATAAGTTGCGGAATCCCTTGAACATGTTATGAGGATTTCAACAGTCCTTGGAACCGCCGGACCTCAAGTAGGCGGTAACCCGTGTACCGTCCCAAAGCAATGGTACAGGCTAAAAGGACGAGGAGTAATTCAGGAAAGGTAAAAAACATATAATCCATTGTTTCAAGACTCATGAGCAAATAGGTGAGTGAGGCTACCGCCAGGCTTCCTGTTGCCTGCTGAAGAGCTTCACCCGGACCTCGTTCATCCCACACAATCGACATGCGTTCGATTGTCATGGTGACAATGACCATAGGGAATAAGGCTACGGAGAGCCCTCTGACGATTCCCAGGTGATGAGAGAGGATACTTAACATGCCCATCATTAACACCACGACAATGAGGACGGCAGCGAGGCGGGGAACCAAGAGCAGTTTTAAATGTTCCAAATAAAACCGAACCGCTAATCCTAACGCGATGAGCAGTGAAAAAAGAGTGATCCCCCATAGCAATTGAGTTTCTCGAAATGCCAACGCGATGAGAATTGGCATAAACGTCCCAAAGGTTTTTAATCCGACAACATTTCTCAGGAGGACCAGAAGAAACGCGCCAACGGGAATGAGAATAAGGATGTGATAAACGATCTGTTTCTCCACGGGTAGGCTGAAAAGGGAAAATTTCAACCAGCCCGGATTCATGACCTTGCCACGGGCAACCGCAGCTTGTATGGCTTTTTCCTGGTTAGGGCTGGCAGAAAGACGAAATTCAAGTTCCTTCCCTCCATCAATATGGAACAAGGGGGAATCGCCACGCCACCAGGCAAGATAGTTGTCCGGAATACCGGTTGTGATCTCCTCAAGATCGAAGGGGACCCACGTATCCTTGTCAAAAACTTCAATCCATGCCTTCAGGTTAACGGTTCGAGCTTCCCTGCTTAGTTCGATTCCATGAACTACACGGGCAGGTGTGCCGTCTAAGGTGATAATTTGAGCGATGGCTTGTTCCGGAGGTTGTTGGGAGAGGAGAAGGGCTTCATAGGAATCCGGATTGTTTTTGGTAAATCGTCGAATCAGACTTAATGTTAACGAGTTGGTCTCCGCAGACTGTTTCTTGACTTCCGAGAGAAGAGCCATGGCAGCTTGAAGAAAGGCACCTTCAAGATCGGGGAGGTTTCCCTGTAAATCTTTGGGCTGCTGAAGAGCATCCGTAAACTGTTGAAATTCCGTTTCCCAATTCTTCATTTGGCGAATGATGCCGCGATAATAAAGAATCTGGACCCCTTCTGCATGACGTTTCGACCAGGTGACCACCCGGTTCGGTCCTTCTGATTTTTCCGTGACGCCATATTCCTGCCCAATGAAAGATTCTGTGGTGATGATATACGGCAGAATGGATTGCGGGGTAAACATGGACACCTGCACAGGCCCACCTATAGCTTGAAAGCTGATTCGGCTCTCCACGTTCCACACTTCAGATGTACTGTCGGGATTGAGCGGGAACCCCAGCACGAGGACTTTGTACAGAAAAACGGAAAGGCCCAAAAGAGAAAGTAGGAAGATCAGGGATATGAAATGAAGTCGGTTCACTTTGTCGTTTGAGAGGAGCAGTCGGATTTTAAAAGATGGGTGGTGGAAGAATCGACGATAAAATGGTGTGCCAAAAACATTCGCCCAATCAATAATGGATATTTGTAATTACTGCGATCGGCTAGATTCACTTCCGTGGTTTCAACATGTCCTCCCAGACAGAGATTCAATAGCACAACCGGGCGCTCAGAGGATTCCTGCTTGTGTCGTTTGATTTTGACAGTCCGGTGAACCTTGCGTTCGAGAGTGACCTGTGTTCCGTCCTGGCTTGTGAGGTCAAATTTGACCCAACGTTCATCATTTCGGGAAAAAGTGGATAAATTTTCGGCGTGCAAAGAGGCACTCATCGCTCCGGTGTCCAGTTTGGCCTCAAGACGAATTGCATCCGGTAAGAGTATGGCTTCCTCCACCCAGCCAGCGCGTATCGGAGAGTCCTTCGCCATAAGGGGTGTGGCAGGTTGGAAAAGGGCTGCCCAGAAGGTCAATATGAATGCCACGGGGAGTGGTGCCTTCAACAGAAAAACCGTCATGAGCAGAAACCTGCGGCTCAATAGCATGGAAGATTTGGAGAAATCCAAACCTTTATCCTTATTCTCCTGAAATTTGGTTGCAGATACCGGGAATGTTCTAGAAACGAAATTTCCTTGGTAAACACCAGGGTGTTTGAAATGCATTTGGGGCTGAATTTCCGCATAAGATATCACAATGTCATATGGAAATATAGTTTGATCTAGGAAAAGGCCATGGAGTGAAGGCAAAGAAATGAAGGGTTTTCCGACATAAATCCTTCCGAGTCCCCTCTTTGATAAAGGCAAAGGGAAGGTTGTTTCTGCGCTGTTTTGAATACTTGATCCGGTGGTGTTTGCCTGATAACCCACAGAACTTGCCCACCGACACTCTACTTCCAAAGGAGAGGAATTCCAAGCCTATGCCCATTCAAAAAAGACTACGAGTGGAAGTGCCCATGAAAAATCCCGAAGAACCGATATGAATAACTGGTTGAGGCAGATGAGTAGTTCCATGCGCTTATAGAATATGGATGCGGCCTCGATTGTCATCCCTTATCACTGTTTCAGGCTGCACGATGAGTACCGCTTCACCGCCCGATTAGATCAAGGGCTGTTTGCAGATTTTCCAGGGAATAGGGCTTTACCAGAGTGGTGGTCGCTCCGAGGGAGTACGCATGGTCAATCACATTCCGATCAGAATGCGTCGTCGTGAAAATAATGGGAATAGTTGCGAGATCATATGTCGTTCTTAAGGTGTGGATGAATTGAAAGCCATTCATTTCCGGCATCCGATAATCACAAATCACAAGATCAAATCCTGAGGAGCGCAATATGCAAAGACCTTCGTGACCACCAGCCACCTCATGACACACACATCCTAAGGAGGATAGTCTGGTTGTTAAAATTTCACGATGATCCGGATTGCCCTCCACGATTAAAATTCTCATTTTAAGTAGCCTTTGAGTTATGTGGGGCTTGTCGATTCATTACCCCTCTCCGTCAGTCGAGGGGAGTGTCAATTCTGACAGCACCTTTCTTCTTCGGCCTCGACTGCTCATGATAGAAGTGTATGGTCTCTTTCTTCATTATCACTATTTTCATGTGAATTGCCATGAACAACACAACGGAAGGAATTTTGATTTTCGTCCTTAAGTGGTTGACGGCTGTACGCGACATGGTCTTCTCATGAGCCATTCTGACCTATGGCATTGGCACTCGTGGGGGTGTTGCAGTCGTCCGTCCCTCAACAGGGAAGAACCCGGACAAGGAGATTCCGGTGTGACAGCCTGAGTCGAATGGAGCAAACCTTATACATTTGATTTTTTCTGATTCCCGATTTGTCCATTGGTCGGTTTACGACGATCATGCTACTCATAGGGAACAAGACGGCAATTGAGAATCTGGTATGAAGGATTCAACGTTTGATGTTGGACACTCAACAGTTTTTCAATTGAAAATTACATTCACTTCGCGAGGAGGTGTGCGATGAAAAGATTTTTAACTGTGTGTATGGCAACCGCGTTCATTTTGGGTACGACAACCCTGGGAATGGCCGGACAGGGAATGAAGGACGTTTCCGCTGAGGAAAATGTCCCTGAAAACATTCAACGAAGCACGCCATCCGCTGAGCCCTCACTTGGCGAGGGCAGTGGGCCTGGAAGCCGGTCGGATCAATTGACCGAAATGGAAGATGTGGATGCTAAGAATCCTAATCTGTCCAAGAAGGAAGGGAAGGCCGCACAGGCCGCTAAGGAACTGCAGGACAAGGGTCCTCACGCTCCAATTTCCAGTCAGAGTTCATCCCAGAAAAGTCACTGATGCACTGAGGTGAATTGCAGCGTGTCGCCGTGATGAGTTGGCCGTCAATGTGGGTAACCGGATTGACGGCCAATTCCTCGGTATCACAACCTAACTCAATTCGTGAATGTAGGTGCGATGTGCGGAAAGCTGGTGTCAATGGTCGTCTGGACAGGATAAAAAGAATACTGACTTAATTAAGAAGAGGACATGACATGTTAAGAGATCTCAATAAAATGAAGAACTGCGTGCTCCAGGGTACAGATGGAATTATCGGTACTGTAGCAGACGTCTATGCCAATGATCAGACATGGAAAATACATTATCTCGCTGCTGACACCGGGAATTGGTTGCAAGGCCGACATGTGTTGATTTCTACCCAGAGTTTCGTGCATCCCCATGAAGACATTGGGTCGTTCCGGGCTTTAGTCAGTAAAGCTCAAGTTGAGGGCGCGCCCCCGTTTGAAATAGAAAAACCATTTTCGTGGGAGAAGGAACGGGAAATTTGCAACTATTATCGATGGAGCACGTATTTTCCAATTGATGAGAGGGAATTATCGGTGTTTCCCGGCATCCTGACCAGCGCGAACGGGCTTAAGGATTTTTCCCTTCAGGCGACGGATGGGGAAATCGGAAAGATTATCAATTTTCTCATTGATGATGCCAACTGGACCGTCCGCTATATGGTTGTGGATACCTCCAAATGGTTGGCCGGCCGAAAGGTGTTAATCAGTCCAATGTGGAATAAATCCATAAACTGGGCAGAGAGAACAATGGTTGTGGATCTCAATCAGGATCAGATTGAAAAATCTCCTGAGTATGATCCCACGGCACCCATTGAACGAGTGTATGAAATAAACCTATATAAGCATTACGGTAAACCACATTACTGGTAGAGATTTCAAGTGAAACGCATGCCAGGATGATGGAGGGAATGGAGGAACATTCTGCTAGAGACGCCTAATCTTGTTTTCCCATGCGGTGATAATGGACCGTCATCAAAACAAAGGAATTTTCTCCAGACGTATTCTTGAGTACCTTTACGTGGGATCCGGGAACAGGGTTTTGTCGCTCCGATGGTTGTCTTGAAAAGAGGTTCATAAAGGCCGTATGTTTGAGCATTTGGTCATTTTTGGAGCGACAGGGGACGTCTCGAAGCGCTTTGTTTTTCCTGCCTTAGCTCAGGTGTTCGCCAACCGGGGTCTTCCCACAGAATATGGAATCACGGGCGTTGGTCGGCGGAATTGGAATACGCCTCAGTTCCAAGAATATGTGTCCGGTTTACTTGCCAACCATCATACTCCACCCCCTCTGAGATCCCGGGAAGGATTTTTGGAATCTTTGGAGTATGTCCGTGTAGAAGATCTTGGTGAGACTCGACAGATTCAGTCGATCTTTCGTAAACAGGCAGGATCGACACTTCTATATTTGGGGTTACCTCCCCAGATGTTTCCTCCCGTTTTGGAGTCCCTCGGACGGGTGAATTTACCACCGGAATCCCGAATCATTATTGAAAAACCGTTCGGGTTAAGCTATTCCCAATCAAAAGAATTAAACCGGCTTGTGCATCAAACATTTCCTGAAGAGTGCATCTATCGCATGGACCACTTTTTAGGTATGCCGATTGTGCACACCATTTTGGGACTTCGATTTGCCAATCCCGTCTTTATGCCCATTTGGAACCGGCATTCCATCAAAAAAATCGAGGTGATCTGGGATGAGACCTTGACGGTGGAAGGGCGTGCGGACTTCTACGATCGCGCCGGAGCCTTGAAGGATATGATTCAAAATCACCTCCTCCAGTTGTTGGCCGTTCTGGCTCATGAGCCATTGGAAACCATGTGGTCTCCTGATTTTCGGGACAAGAGACTGGAATTGTTCAAGTCCGTGAGAAAACTGTCAAGGGCTGAGGTTCGAGCACAGACCGTACGAGCTCGTTACCGGTCAGGGGAGATAGGTGGTGTGCGGGTTCCCGGTTATGAAAAAAGCGAAGGTGTGGATCCCGAACGAAACACTGAAACGTTTGCTCAGGTGATCCTATGGGTCGACAATGAACGCTGGCAAGGCGTGCCTTTTGTGTTACGGTCCGGAAAAGCGTTAAGTCGAGATCGAAAAGAAATTCGAGTGCATCTTACACCTGGGCAGAACAAGACGGAATTCCCCCTTTCAGAGGAGGGCGGGAACATTTTACGATTGAATCTCGCGAGTGAAGAAGTCCATCTTGGGATATTTACTATCCAGGAAGCCGGTGGGGTCAGACCGGCACCAATGAGGGTGGACGATCCCATTTCTCCTGAACATCTTTCCCCCTATGAACGGTTGTTCCTCGAAGCCATGACCGGCCAAACACGACTTTTTGTGCGGGATGATGAGGTCGAAGAGATGTGGGAAATTATTCAACCCATTGCCGATGCCTGGGCAGAAAACGTGGTTCCCTTACAGGAGTACCCGGCAGGGTCCAACGGTCCACCTTTGGAGGAAACCGGAGGGGTGACAGAGTCCCGCCAAACACGTACGACAGCGGAGACTCCTGGGAGCGAGCCATTCCCATCCTATCATTAGGATCCCATGTGATCGGGTTTTGATGGTGTGGGCGTGACACGTTTTTTAACTAACGGCATGAACCGAAACGTTAAAAAGTTCAAAACGCTTAACACAATGGCAATTTCGTAACGATCCCATGCCACGGCCATTCCGATGGCTCCGGTGTTCCAAATGCTTGCCGCGGTTGCGGTTCCGGCGACATTCCCTCTGTCTTTGAGAATAGCCCCACCGCCAATAAATCCGATTCCGGTTAGGATGCCGTAAATCACACGAGCTTCGGCATCGGTAGAACTCAGAACATGGATACCCGTCAACATGTAGGCGCATGACCCGAGGGCCACCAGCGGAAACGTGCGGAGCCCGGCCCCGTGCGACTCCTGTTCGCGATCCCATCCTAATGGGACAGCCAAAAGAAACGCGATAATAAGATGGTAAAAATGTGACCAAACCTGATGCCAGTTCAGGGCGATTAATACATCCATTATGAGTCTTTCCTTGATAAGGCGGGGGACGTTGGAGTGGTGATAACCGTCCGGAAAAAAGCGTCAGGTATCATGCGGCACATCCTGGTCTTTCCGGTGGCGGGTGATCAACGTTTCCAAGGGTTCTTTAAATGTTAACGTGCGATAGGGGAACGGGATTTCAATTCCGGCGGAATCTAATGCCTGCTTCACGGCAGCCACAACCTTGTCCTTTGATTTTCTGATGTCCACTGGGCGGGATCCCGTCCACCAGGTCACCTCAAAGTCAATGCTACTTGCCCCAAATCCCTGGGCAAAGATTTGTATGTCTTTCTCTTGATTGACCGTGTCTAATCCTTCCAACGCCTGCCGGATCACATCACGTCCGGCATTGACATCCTCTCCATAGGCGATGCCACACATAATGGTGACCCGGCGCAGGTCCCGGTCGGTCCGCACCGTGACAGGATTTTTAAACAGCACGCTGTTGGGAATAACCACTCGTTGGCCGTCCGTTTGACGGATATGGGTATCTCGAATGGTGATTTCTTCCACAAACCCCTCCAATCCTTCGCATTCAATGACATCCCCTAATTGAAACGGCTCGCGAAGCAGGATCAAAATACCGGCCAGAAAATTTTCAAAAATATCCTTGAAGGCAAATCCAATGGCAATGGAGCCCAGTCCCAATCCGGTGAGAATTTTTCCCGGTGTTAAGCTGGGAAAGATAATGATGGCCGCAATCAATATTCCGACTATCCAAATGCCGATGAACACAAGTTTGCGTAATAATTCTGATAGAGATTCCCGTATACCAAAACGAGAAAAAATCCGCCTCAATAGGGTCTCCAGAGCCTTGGTGCTCAACCAGGTCAACCCAAGGATCACGATGGCTGAAATCACATTCGGAAGGTGAGCCAATGCCTGGCTTCCCATTTCCCGAAGACTGTTCAGTATAATGTTGAGGGGTTCCATGCGTTTATCCGGCAACAATCAGGTCAGACCTGACGAGTGAGGGTTAATAATCTTCCCATGCACTTCCGTAATATCTCCCGACTTCAGGCGGGGAATAACTAACTCCTTCGCCAGGATCTTCAAACAGGCCGCAAGGGGGATGGCCAGAATGAGGCCTAACACTCCCCCTAGCGCTCCGCCGATTAAGACGACGAGCAGAATCGTTGCGGCACTGAGGTCGGTGGACTGACTTTGAATCCAGGGCGTGAGCACCCAACCCTCAATGAATTGAACACCCAGATAGACTGCGCTGGGCCAGACGAGGACTTGCATCCAATAATCGTCGATAGAGGAAGGCCCCATGGACATATCCAAATATTTCAACAGTAGAGCAATAGGCCACATCAAGGTGGCGGCATAGGGAATCAGGCTCAGAACGCCTGCGCAAAATCCCAAAAGAACCCAATAGGGCATTTCTACTAGGAACCAGCCTCCTCCAAACATCACGCTCATTATCAAAGCAATGAGCAATCGTCCTCTGAAAAATTCTCCAATAGCCGCGTCCATTTCTGTCAGCAGTTTTTCCCAGCGGGCATCGCCTTGAGATTCGACCAAACTCCAAAAAGTTTGCTGAATGGAGGGAAAACTCCAGGCAAAAAAGAAAAAGTAAATGACGATTAATGAAAGGGAAAAAAGAAAAGAACCCAGTGTCCCGATAATGATATTCGTAAAATAAAATACCTGCCCGGTTCCCGAGAAAAAAGTTTTCAGCGTGGCGAAGGGATTACTCTTAATATTGGTGGAAACTTCGTAAAGCCTGCGGGAAATGTCTTCGAGGTCCACCTCATACCGGTGAGCCAAAATGGAAAGATATGTCGGGACTTTTTCAAAGAAATTTCGCAGTTGATCGACAAGAAGTGGTCCTATCCACAGGACGAGGCCACTGAACAGCACGCACATGATCATGGCCATGAAGGCCACGGCGACCCATCGCGGCAACCTCCAGGCCTGTTCCACGTAATCCAGAGTTGGGTCAGCCAGGTAGGCCAAACCCAGACCAATTAAAACCGGTACAAGAATGGCCTGTAATTGCAAACATAACCAGAGGAACCACACAACCACCCCGAGTATACACAATTCACGAACGGCCACGACTTCCCAGAGATGGAGGTTCCTGGAAAGTTTTCTTCTGGTTGTGGAGGGAGCCGGCAATGGCATACATGATGTCCAATACGAATGTCCTGGCAATTATTTACCATTCTCATCTCTACCAAAGTTCAGGATGCTCCTACATGGATAAAACCTCGCGGACCCTTCGTAACTTGTCTATTTGAATGAACAACGTCAGGAGACATCATGGGGAATCAGGAAGAGATGAGTCGACAAAAATTTTTCATTAAAAGATTTTCCATTGAGTGCATGCTCCTTTGAAGGAAGGAGTAAGTGGCCGGAGATGGCATTGGATTTTTTAACGTGCCGGATGGAGGACAGAATGGTCGGGACATGGGCGGTCAGTCTCACTAAAGCAGGTAGCCATTCTTTACAGGGAACCAAAAAACGTTCACCTGTGACACCTCCGCCTGAACCTGAAAAAAAATCTCCGCCCATCGGTCCTCCTAAGCGGGATCCGAAGCCGGAGCCGATTCACGATCCACCCATGCCGCCATCGCCGGGATCCGATCCTGACGATGAACCTCTCCCAATTGGTGACCCGCCTGATACGTCGGATCAGCCTATTCGTATGAAACTCACGGCAGGCGGCTTCCTTGCTGGACGGCCGTTGAGTTATTCCCTAAACAGGGAGGGGTTCACTGGCATGCACACACGTGATCCCATAATCTGTGATCCTCTTCAACCTCGTGAAAGGAGGTTTCTATGACGATATTAAAATGGGCCGCCATTTTCTTTGTCATTGCGCTCATCGCGGGCGGGTTTGGTTTCTCAGGAATTGCGGAGGGAGCGGCCGATATTGCCCAAGTATTATTTTATATTTTTCTCGTACTGTGCGTGGTGATGGTCCTCATCGGTGTGTTTGTGGCCAAAAAAATTACATAATGTCCTCCTGGGGACAATGATTAGCATGACCGGCCAACAGCTCTATCTCACAAGCTGGCGGGAGGCGCGAACAT
This region includes:
- a CDS encoding cupin domain-containing protein; translation: MVDTSIKKVQSDHSPKGSMGQKYLATGVGLAMRLWEQLPVGQTQESSSRDYETIGYVIHGRAELQLEGQTILLNAGDCWVVPKGASHSYTILETFTAVEATHPPAHVHGRDEIPPS
- a CDS encoding UUP1 family membrane protein, with translation MLGFPLNPDSTSEVWNVESRISFQAIGGPVQVSMFTPQSILPYIITTESFIGQEYGVTEKSEGPNRVVTWSKRHAEGVQILYYRGIIRQMKNWETEFQQFTDALQQPKDLQGNLPDLEGAFLQAAMALLSEVKKQSAETNSLTLSLIRRFTKNNPDSYEALLLSQQPPEQAIAQIITLDGTPARVVHGIELSREARTVNLKAWIEVFDKDTWVPFDLEEITTGIPDNYLAWWRGDSPLFHIDGGKELEFRLSASPNQEKAIQAAVARGKVMNPGWLKFSLFSLPVEKQIVYHILILIPVGAFLLVLLRNVVGLKTFGTFMPILIALAFRETQLLWGITLFSLLIALGLAVRFYLEHLKLLLVPRLAAVLIVVVLMMGMLSILSHHLGIVRGLSVALFPMVIVTMTIERMSIVWDERGPGEALQQATGSLAVASLTYLLMSLETMDYMFFTFPELLLVLLACTIALGRYTGYRLLEVRRFQGLLKSS
- a CDS encoding M48 family metallopeptidase, giving the protein MHNQVRNTRLQQVKHFCIVCILIGMAVGCETVPYTDRSQLVVVPQSQATEMGEQAFQQILSDPKVQLSQSPEEQEAVQRVAERIIQAAKESKFAEDAKAFKWEVTVIKDDQTKNAFALPGGKIAVYTGIFPVAKTDAGLAAILGHEVVHALARHGSERMSQEVLAQAGLSAAAVGLGASGAGPLVGQATMAALGLGTKVGILLPYSRTHESEADSIGLILAARAGYDPQEAVRVWQRMQQGSEGAPSEFLSTHPSHETRITRLQEQMPEALKIFQKVEHAPEHQLPGVNQ
- the hpnR gene encoding hopanoid C-3 methylase HpnR, which encodes MKILAVHPGPLMYTKIFLRLEPLGLELVAGAARQAGHDVRLIDLQVETHRDFFRILKEWCPDVVALSCNYLPNVPEIIDLAKMTKASFANIVIVAGGHSLSFVAREVLEHADGAIDAIVKGEGEPVIGPLLNAIQHDRSNVHRLPGVVTREAEGPPPEFVKSLDEVRPARHLLRHRSQYFLGVLDPCASIELTRGCPWDCSFCSAWTFYGRSYRPISPEVVVEDLAGIREPGVFLVDDVAFIQAEHGMAIGEAIARRGIKKSYYLETRGDVLLRNKEVFRLWKELGMKYMFIGLEAIDQDGLIQHRKRISLGKNFEALEFARSLGITVAINIIADPTWDKDRFKTVRQWCLEVPEVVNISVNTPYPGTETWHQESRRVQTRDYRLYDIQHAVLPTRLPLPEFYEELVKTQRILNHKHLGWSALKGTMRIAAGHLLRGQTNFVKMLWKFNSVYNPQLQISDHQRPVAYELSIPSSSQPSQGHPLIFIHKGKGRAGRALDHTTEEFVNSTRNGVSQ
- a CDS encoding ATP-dependent zinc protease family protein — protein: MTVFLLKAPLPVAFILTFWAALFQPATPLMAKDSPIRAGWVEEAILLPDAIRLEAKLDTGAMSASLHAENLSTFSRNDERWVKFDLTSQDGTQVTLERKVHRTVKIKRHKQESSERPVVLLNLCLGGHVETTEVNLADRSNYKYPLLIGRMFLAHHFIVDSSTTHLLKSDCSSQTTK
- a CDS encoding alpha-L-glutamate ligase-like protein — translated: MFKGFRNLSKQGILGLNKRNAVYTLGFNQRRFYPLVDDKAQTKTLCSQAGMAVPELYGKIEIERQIRDLPKLLRTHTEFVIKPAHGSGGDGIVVIKGLVKDKYRKANGVILSLDTLQHHISNVLSGMYSLGGATDTALIEYCVNFDPIFESISYQGVPDIRIIVLLGVPVMAMVRLPTRMSDGKANLHQGALGVGVNMATGTTSTAVFLNDIVGEHPDTNNSVTGLVIPNWRNLLALASQCYDIFKLGYLGVDIVLDRDQGPLLLEVNARPGLNIQIANRSGLLPRLHLVEQSAQGLTSVQDRIEFAIRHFPA